One Novosphingobium sp. EMRT-2 DNA segment encodes these proteins:
- the rpmC gene encoding 50S ribosomal protein L29 produces the protein MAKFEDLRVKSDDQLSADLAELKREQFNLRFQAATNQLERPARIKEVRRDIARIKTLQTERSQAAKA, from the coding sequence ATGGCCAAGTTCGAAGACCTGCGCGTCAAGAGCGATGACCAGCTTTCGGCCGATCTTGCCGAACTGAAGCGCGAGCAGTTCAACCTGCGCTTCCAGGCTGCGACCAACCAGCTCGAACGTCCGGCGCGCATCAAGGAAGTGCGCCGCGACATCGCTCGCATCAAGACGCTGCAGACTGAGCGTTCTCAGGCTGCCAAGGCGTAA
- the rpsQ gene encoding 30S ribosomal protein S17 yields the protein MPKRILIGTVVSDKTDKTVVVKVERKVKHPLYGKIIRRSKKYHAHDEANAYKTGETVRIEETAPVSKLKTWKVIERVQAGKGTAVEADV from the coding sequence ATGCCCAAGCGTATCCTTATCGGGACCGTGGTCTCCGACAAGACCGACAAGACCGTGGTCGTGAAGGTCGAGCGCAAGGTGAAGCACCCGCTCTACGGGAAGATCATCCGCCGCTCGAAGAAGTATCACGCCCATGACGAGGCGAATGCCTACAAGACCGGCGAGACCGTGCGGATCGAAGAGACCGCGCCGGTTTCCAAGCTGAAGACCTGGAAGGTTATCGAACGGGTCCAGGCCGGCAAGGGCACCGCCGTCGAAGCGGACGTCTAA
- the rplN gene encoding 50S ribosomal protein L14: MIQMQSNLDVADNSGAKRVQCIKVLGGSKRRFAGVGDIIVVSVKEAQPRARVKKGDVHRAVIVRTKKDVRRPDGSVIRFDSNAAVLVGKNEEPIGTRIFGPVVRELRGRGFMKIISLAPEVL; this comes from the coding sequence ATGATCCAGATGCAATCCAATCTCGACGTCGCGGACAACAGCGGCGCGAAGCGCGTCCAGTGCATCAAGGTGCTGGGCGGGTCGAAGCGCCGTTTTGCCGGCGTCGGCGACATCATCGTGGTGTCGGTGAAGGAAGCGCAGCCGCGCGCCCGCGTGAAGAAGGGTGACGTGCACCGCGCCGTGATCGTTCGCACGAAGAAGGACGTGCGCCGTCCCGACGGCAGTGTGATCCGCTTCGACAGCAACGCCGCCGTGCTCGTCGGCAAGAACGAAGAGCCGATCGGCACGCGTATCTTCGGCCCCGTGGTGCGCGAACTGCGCGGCCGTGGCTTCATGAAGATCATCTCGCTCGCTCCGGAGGTGCTGTAA
- the rplX gene encoding 50S ribosomal protein L24, with product MAAAKIKKGDSVVVRSGKDKGRTGTVLQVLPKEDKIVVAGVNIAARHRKPSQQNPQGGIDRREAPMHISKVAIADKDGKPTRVRFETKDGKKVRVAVKSGETIDG from the coding sequence ATGGCCGCCGCCAAGATCAAGAAGGGTGACAGCGTCGTCGTCCGTTCGGGCAAGGACAAGGGCCGCACCGGCACGGTGCTCCAGGTTCTCCCGAAGGAAGACAAGATCGTCGTCGCCGGCGTGAACATCGCCGCGCGTCACCGCAAGCCGAGCCAGCAGAACCCGCAGGGTGGCATCGATCGCCGCGAAGCGCCGATGCACATCTCGAAGGTTGCCATCGCCGACAAGGACGGCAAGCCGACCCGCGTTCGTTTCGAAACGAAGGACGGCAAGAAGGTCCGCGTCGCCGTGAAGTCCGGGGAGACGATCGATGGCTGA